The following are encoded in a window of Scophthalmus maximus strain ysfricsl-2021 chromosome 2, ASM2237912v1, whole genome shotgun sequence genomic DNA:
- the LOC118301554 gene encoding T-box transcription factor TBX2b-like, with translation MDYHPFLAHRPGVLPLSAFLTAAQPSFYGALNFPDAAALSEPLAEQAAHDAALRAAVRRRQQQQQQQQQHPAARPRALTGLQPEVRPDDDPSVTLESNRLWKEFHKMGTEMVITKSGRRMFPPFKVRVGGLDETAKYILLMDIVAVDDCRYKFHNSRWTAAGKADPEMPKRMYIHPDSPSKGEQWMSKPVAFHKLKLTNNVSDKHGFTILNSMHKYQPRFHIVRANDIMKLPYSTFRTYVFPETEFIAVTAYQNERITQLKIDNNPFAKGFRDSGNGRREKRNKQSLLHENQSKAVRDSGDSEDSCEPPSTSDPFYSPLELLSSPVMSTTCLDENNAGGDSDIDLQDEDTAQTCCSRDEHASLKSEELPRNRPALSKSDDSQDATNERAAFKTSDEFYSVEMDPSKKHTGEFKDGAVPVMLQTRGSSSLGDCDLQTLDFSGAHGQQFLKLGAPLLFHPGQSSVKPDAFCTAGMGHLFSSLSGENELENGGQSPHSVTSPSPFMFHLSQQMLASQGLSLSPFGGLLSYPYRYVAAPSAMTAALPTSSATASLTRSHCFRSSRPWLRFSPYHIPACAASSQSLLADRSSASSNSRLEPSKSGSGQSGPVHDSRSYVTKARQKTATHKATAKASMDELQNICNLVRGLD, from the exons ATGGATTACCATCCTTTCCTCGCTCACCGGCCGGGCGTCTTGCCCCTGTCAGCCTTCCTGACCGCCGCGCAGCCCTCGTTTTACGGCGCGCTGAATTTCCCGGACGCGGCCGCCCTCTCCGAGCCCCTGGCGGAGCAGGCTGCGCACGACGCGGCGCTGCGCGCAGCCGTGCGCcgccgccagcagcagcagcagcagcagcagcagcatcctgccGCTCGCCCGCGCGCCCTGACCGGCCTGCAGCCAGAGGTGCGGCCGGACGATGACCCGAGCGTCACGCTGGAGTCTAACCGTTTATGGAAAGAGTTTCACAAAATGGGAACTGAGATGGTTATCACTAAGTCTGGAAG GAGGATGTTCCCCCCTTTCAAGGTGCGGGTGGGAGGGCTGGACGAAACGGCCAAGTACATCCTGCTGATGGACATCGTGGCCGTCGACGACTGTCGCTACAAGTTCCACAACTCCCGCTGGACGGCGGCGGGCAAGGCGGACCCGGAGATGCCCAAGCGCATGTACATCCACCCGGACAGCCCGTCCAAGGGGGAGCAGTGGATGAGCAAGCCCGTCGCTTTCCACAAACTCAAGCTCACCAATAATGTATCGGACAAGCACGGATTT ACAATTTTGAACTCGATGCACAAATACCAACCCAGGTTTCACATTGTGAGAGCCAACGACATCATGAAGCTCCCGTACAGCACCTTCAGGACTTACGTGTTCCCCGAGACGGAGTTCATCGCTGTCACCGCCTATCAGAATGAAAGG ATAACACAGCTCAAGATCGACAATAACCCGTTTGCCAAAGGATTCAGAGACAGTGGGAATGGGCGCCGAGAAAAGAG GAATAAACAGTCTTTGCTGCATGAGAACCAAAGCAAAGCGGTCCGGGACAGCGGCGATTCCGAGGACTCGTGCGAACCACCCAGTACCAGTGATCCCTTCTATTCCCCTCTGGAGCTGCTGAGCAGCCCCGTGATGTCCACCACCTGCCTAG ATGAGAACAACGCTGGAGGCGATTCAGACATTGACCTACAAGACGAGGACACTGCCCAAACCTGCTGCTCCAGGGATGAGCATGCGAGTCTGAAAAGCGAGGAGCTGCCGCGGAACAGGCCTGCTCTCAGTAAGAGTGACGACAGCCAGGACGCAACAAATGAACGGGCGGCGTTTAAAACCTCGGATGAGTTCTACTCCGTGGAGATGGACCCTTCAAAAAAGCACACGGGCGAATTCAAAGACGGGGCCGTGCCCGTGATGCTGCAAACGCGGGGCTCGTCATCCCTCGGCGATTGTGACCTTCAGACTTTGGATTTCTCGGGTGCGCACGGCCAACAGTTTCTCAAGCTCGGGGCACCTTTGTTGTTCCATCCTGGACAGTCGTCAGTGAAGCCAGATGCTTTCTGCACTGCGGGCATGGGACATCTATTCTCCTCTTTGTCCGGAGAAAATGAACTCGAGAACGGAGGCCAATCCCCCCATAGCGtcacctctccgtctcccttCATGTTCCACCTGTCACAGCAAATGCTGGCTTCTCAG ggaCTCTCACTGTCGCCCTTTGGCGGATTGCTGTCATATCCGTACCGCTATGTGGCGGCCCCGTCAGCGATGACCGCTgctctccccacctcctccgcGACCGCATCGCTCACCAGGAGCCACTGTTTCCGCAGCTCCCGGCCCTGGTTGCGGTTCAGCCCGTATCACATCCCGGCCTGTGCCGCCTCAAGCCAAAGCCTGCTCGCAGACCGATCGTCTGCTAGTTCAAACTCACGACTTGAGCCGTCCAAATCAGGCAGCGGGCAGTCAGGCCCGGTGCATGACAGTCGCAGCTACGTGACCAAGGCCAGGCAGAAGACTGCAACACACAAAGCCACTGCCAAGGCTTCCATGGACGAACTGCAAAACATATGTAATCTGGTCAGGGGACTTGATTAA